The Streptomyces sp. NBC_00224 genome has a window encoding:
- a CDS encoding penicillin-binding transpeptidase domain-containing protein: protein MIRYIRRAAACCLVLLVALLVNAARVQVFQADALDDNPANRRTTLARYGQPRGDILVDGDAVTDSKDTGQPLRYERTYTDGPLYAPITGYASQVYGTTLVEAAEDPVLSGTSPLLTPLWGGLTRKRRPGGDAVTTIRATVQRAAYRGLAGKRGAVAAVEPATGRILALVSSPSYDPGRLSGTGRAVKGAWSALNADPDQPMLDRAIRQTYPPGSAFKIVTAAAALDAGAVTDVNAPTTTPDPYVLPGTSTTLPNEADGCGKASLAYAVVVSCNTVMAHLGVKVGLSGMLEAVGRFGFNDTRLRIPSGVAKSNFDKKMGPDQLALSSIGQFDTTATPLQMAMVAAAVANGGELKYPYLVERTTTARGTTIAQNGPRTYRQAMNPATAAQLQQLMVDVVEKGTGTNAAIPGAKVGGKTGTAQNGVGNRGHPYAWFISWAQAADAGQPAVAVAVVVEDAEANRADISGGGDAAPIAKAVMEAALAG, encoded by the coding sequence ATGATCCGCTACATCCGGCGGGCCGCCGCCTGCTGTCTGGTCCTGCTGGTGGCGCTGCTGGTCAACGCGGCCCGCGTGCAGGTCTTCCAGGCCGACGCGCTCGACGACAACCCGGCCAACCGCCGTACCACGCTGGCCCGTTACGGCCAGCCGCGCGGCGACATCCTGGTGGACGGCGACGCGGTCACCGACTCCAAGGACACCGGGCAGCCGCTGCGGTACGAGCGCACGTACACCGACGGGCCGCTCTATGCCCCCATCACCGGATACGCCTCGCAGGTGTACGGCACGACGCTCGTCGAGGCCGCCGAGGACCCGGTGCTCTCCGGCACCTCCCCGCTGCTCACCCCGCTGTGGGGCGGCCTCACCCGCAAACGGCGGCCCGGCGGCGACGCGGTCACCACCATCAGGGCCACCGTGCAGCGGGCCGCCTACCGGGGGCTGGCGGGAAAGCGGGGCGCGGTCGCCGCCGTGGAGCCGGCCACCGGCAGGATCCTCGCGCTGGTCAGCAGCCCCTCGTACGACCCGGGGAGGCTGTCGGGGACCGGGCGGGCGGTCAAGGGCGCCTGGTCCGCGCTGAACGCGGACCCCGACCAGCCGATGCTCGACCGGGCGATCCGGCAGACCTATCCGCCGGGCTCCGCCTTCAAGATCGTGACCGCCGCGGCCGCGCTCGACGCGGGCGCGGTGACCGATGTGAACGCGCCGACCACCACACCCGACCCCTATGTCCTGCCCGGCACCAGCACCACGCTGCCCAACGAGGCGGACGGCTGCGGCAAGGCCTCGCTCGCGTACGCCGTGGTCGTCTCCTGCAACACGGTGATGGCGCACCTGGGGGTGAAGGTGGGGCTGTCCGGGATGCTGGAGGCGGTGGGCCGGTTCGGCTTCAACGACACACGGCTGCGGATCCCGTCCGGGGTGGCCAAGTCCAACTTCGACAAGAAGATGGGCCCGGACCAGCTGGCGCTCTCCTCCATCGGCCAGTTCGACACCACGGCGACGCCCCTGCAGATGGCGATGGTCGCGGCGGCGGTGGCCAACGGCGGGGAGCTCAAATACCCGTACCTGGTGGAGCGTACGACCACCGCGCGCGGCACGACCATCGCCCAGAACGGCCCCCGCACCTACCGCCAGGCGATGAACCCGGCCACCGCGGCGCAGCTCCAGCAGCTGATGGTGGACGTGGTGGAGAAGGGCACGGGCACCAACGCGGCGATCCCCGGGGCGAAGGTGGGCGGCAAGACCGGCACCGCGCAGAACGGCGTGGGCAACCGGGGCCATCCGTACGCCTGGTTCATCTCCTGGGCCCAGGCCGCCGACGCGGGCCAGCCCGCGGTGGCGGTGGCGGTGGTCGTCGAGGACGCGGAGGCCAACCGCGCCGACATCAGCGGCGGCGGCGACGCGGCCCCGATCGCCAAGGCGGTGATGGAGGCGGCACTGGCCGGGTGA
- a CDS encoding FtsW/RodA/SpoVE family cell cycle protein, which yields MTAPTAADEPPPALRLPKRRGVELTLLVGAVLASVYGYAGVGLAKSGAVPPDAARHGAGLGLLALLAHLAVRRRAPHADPLLLPIAVLLNGLGLVLIYRLDLETPHSAAAATQLVWSTIGVGLFIAVVLALRDHRVLQRYAYLSAASALVLMVVPIPFPAVNGAKIWIRAGGLSFQPGEFAKILFAVFFAGYLAANRNALAYTGRRFWRLQLPTGRVLGPIVAIWVLSVGVLVLERDLGTSLLFFGLFVIMLYVATGRTGWIAVGLLLAAIGAAAVGALEPHVHGRVQDWLHPFASIDAGQGPDQLAQSLFAFAAGGMFGTGLGAGHSILIGFAAKSDFILATAGEELGLAGLTAVFLLYALLVARGYRAALALSDAFGRLLAVGLASILALQVFVIAGGVTGLIPLTGMAMPFLAQGGSSVVTNWVIVALLIRVSDSARTPHPAVETGTIAPVRTGSR from the coding sequence ATGACCGCACCGACGGCCGCGGACGAGCCGCCGCCCGCCCTGCGCCTCCCCAAACGCCGGGGCGTCGAGCTGACGCTGCTCGTCGGCGCCGTCCTCGCCTCGGTCTACGGGTACGCGGGCGTCGGCCTCGCCAAGAGCGGCGCCGTCCCGCCCGACGCGGCCCGCCACGGCGCGGGGCTCGGGCTGCTCGCCCTCCTCGCCCATCTCGCGGTCCGCCGCCGCGCCCCGCACGCCGATCCGCTGCTGCTGCCCATCGCGGTGCTGCTCAACGGGCTCGGCCTGGTCCTGATCTACCGCCTCGACCTGGAGACCCCGCACAGCGCGGCCGCCGCCACCCAGCTCGTCTGGTCCACGATCGGCGTCGGGCTCTTCATCGCGGTCGTCCTGGCCCTGCGCGACCACCGCGTCCTGCAGCGGTACGCCTACCTCTCGGCCGCCTCCGCCCTGGTCCTGATGGTGGTGCCGATCCCGTTCCCCGCCGTGAACGGCGCCAAGATCTGGATCCGGGCGGGCGGACTCTCCTTCCAGCCGGGCGAGTTCGCCAAGATCCTCTTCGCGGTCTTCTTCGCCGGATACCTGGCCGCCAACCGCAACGCGCTCGCGTACACCGGCCGCCGCTTCTGGCGGCTGCAACTGCCCACCGGCCGGGTGCTCGGCCCGATCGTGGCGATCTGGGTGCTCAGCGTCGGCGTCCTGGTCCTGGAGCGCGACCTCGGCACCTCACTGCTCTTCTTCGGCCTCTTCGTGATCATGCTGTACGTGGCGACGGGCCGCACCGGCTGGATCGCGGTCGGGCTGCTCCTGGCGGCCATCGGCGCGGCGGCCGTCGGCGCGCTGGAGCCGCACGTCCACGGCCGGGTGCAGGACTGGCTCCACCCGTTCGCCTCGATCGACGCGGGCCAGGGCCCCGACCAGCTCGCCCAGTCGCTCTTCGCCTTCGCGGCGGGCGGCATGTTCGGCACCGGCCTCGGCGCCGGCCACTCCATCCTGATCGGGTTCGCCGCGAAGTCCGATTTCATCCTGGCGACGGCGGGCGAGGAGCTGGGCCTGGCGGGGCTGACGGCCGTCTTCCTGCTGTACGCGCTGCTCGTCGCCCGGGGCTACCGCGCCGCCCTCGCACTGAGCGACGCGTTCGGGCGGCTGCTCGCCGTCGGGCTCGCCTCGATCCTCGCCCTCCAGGTGTTCGTGATCGCGGGCGGGGTGACGGGGCTGATCCCGCTCACCGGCATGGCGATGCCGTTCCTGGCCCAGGGCGGCTCCTCGGTGGTCACCAACTGGGTGATCGTGGCGCTCCTCATCCGGGTCAGCGACAGCGCGCGCACCCCGCACCCGGCCGTGGAGACCGGCACGATCGCCCCCGTCCGGACGGGAAGCCGATGA
- a CDS encoding DUF6325 family protein translates to MGPVEFIVLAFPEEQLRVQAVDSLVGVRRSRAVRMVDALVVTRTAAGEVLTAEFDEFEELAGVLVGEGTERLIGPEDVKEAADLLDLGSCALVVLIEHLWAEEAAKGVRAAGGHVAGSVRIPPERLEEVRAALAARAQAVREEG, encoded by the coding sequence ATGGGGCCCGTGGAGTTCATCGTCCTCGCCTTCCCCGAGGAGCAGCTTCGGGTGCAGGCCGTCGACTCGCTCGTGGGGGTGCGCAGATCCCGCGCCGTACGGATGGTCGACGCGCTGGTGGTCACCAGGACCGCGGCCGGCGAGGTGCTCACCGCCGAGTTCGACGAGTTCGAGGAGCTCGCCGGGGTGCTGGTCGGCGAGGGCACCGAGCGGCTGATCGGGCCGGAGGACGTCAAGGAGGCGGCGGACCTGCTCGACCTGGGCAGTTGCGCGCTGGTGGTCCTGATCGAGCACCTGTGGGCCGAGGAGGCGGCGAAGGGGGTGCGGGCCGCGGGCGGGCACGTCGCCGGGTCGGTGCGGATCCCGCCGGAGCGCCTGGAGGAGGTCAGGGCGGCCCTGGCCGCACGGGCCCAGGCCGTACGAGAGGAAGGCTGA
- a CDS encoding SHOCT domain-containing protein: MFIRPARAAVRPVVRPSGAPLLRGLLVGGPRPAKPAPAAGAPPGAPGPGDAALVDRLTQLGRLAQQGLLTPEEFTAAKAKLLGL; this comes from the coding sequence ATGTTCATCCGGCCCGCCCGAGCGGCGGTACGACCCGTGGTGCGCCCGTCCGGCGCCCCGCTGCTGCGCGGCCTCCTGGTGGGCGGCCCGCGCCCCGCGAAGCCCGCGCCCGCCGCCGGGGCGCCGCCAGGGGCCCCCGGGCCCGGCGACGCCGCCCTGGTGGACCGGCTGACTCAGCTGGGGCGGCTGGCCCAGCAGGGGTTGCTCACTCCCGAGGAGTTCACAGCCGCGAAGGCGAAGCTGCTGGGGCTGTGA
- a CDS encoding SH3 domain-containing protein produces the protein MSPRSPLALLGLCVATGAVAALAAAGPATAEESVNNDYRGRVTAKSGLLLRDKPTRSSRIIGKAPFGSIVHIFCKTRGDSVEGNNRWYLLTDGTWAWGAAFYIDNIGPVPRWC, from the coding sequence GTGTCCCCCCGTTCTCCGCTTGCCCTGTTGGGTCTGTGCGTGGCCACCGGGGCGGTCGCCGCCCTCGCGGCGGCCGGCCCCGCGACCGCCGAGGAATCCGTCAACAACGACTACCGGGGCCGGGTGACGGCCAAGTCCGGCCTGCTGCTCAGGGACAAGCCGACCCGTAGCAGCCGCATCATCGGCAAGGCGCCGTTCGGGTCGATCGTCCACATCTTCTGCAAGACCCGCGGCGACAGCGTCGAGGGCAACAACCGCTGGTACCTGCTGACCGACGGCACCTGGGCGTGGGGGGCGGCGTTCTACATCGACAACATCGGCCCGGTGCCCCGCTGGTGCTGA
- a CDS encoding ATP-binding protein: MRGPRLPAWTATLTWKAAVFITVMCCALAALLGVLVHASVTRQTVGQARDKALDKLEDVSRAYEAGEPLPPGSGLDPRDLPASLRELAVSGKRGTVVADDRGRPTMWAAGPADGRAIAVSIDYSQSARTITGLDQAILGSSILAIGATLLVGVFGVTRVTRRLHQTATVARRIGAGDLDARVNDPRTKDPSRPQDEVATVAGALDTMAGTLQNKLLSEQRFTADVAHELRTPLTGLHAAAELLPEGRPAELVRDRVKAMRSLTEDLLEISRLEAGSERVDLDLEQLGPLVERVVRASGTHTELVIVRDTCVETDKRRLERVLANLLGNAHKHGALPVELRVNGPVVTVRDHGAGYPAYLLDHGPQRFRTEGGSKGHGLGLTIAAGQASVLGARLSFANASDGGALARLTLPEYVDPDGAPEGPGHPDGQAGTGGESAARTPSGGPRTP; this comes from the coding sequence GTGAGAGGGCCCCGGCTGCCCGCCTGGACGGCGACGCTCACCTGGAAGGCCGCGGTCTTCATCACCGTGATGTGCTGCGCGCTCGCGGCGCTGCTCGGTGTGCTCGTCCACGCCTCGGTGACCCGGCAGACCGTCGGCCAGGCCCGCGACAAGGCGCTGGACAAGCTGGAGGACGTCTCGCGCGCGTACGAGGCGGGCGAGCCGCTGCCGCCGGGCTCGGGCCTCGACCCGCGGGACCTGCCCGCCTCCCTGCGCGAGCTGGCCGTCTCCGGCAAGCGCGGCACGGTCGTCGCCGACGACCGGGGCCGCCCGACCATGTGGGCGGCGGGTCCGGCCGACGGCCGCGCGATCGCGGTCTCGATCGACTACAGCCAGAGCGCCCGCACCATCACGGGCCTGGACCAGGCGATCCTCGGCTCCTCCATCCTCGCCATCGGCGCCACCCTCCTGGTCGGCGTCTTCGGCGTCACCCGGGTCACCCGCCGGCTGCACCAGACGGCGACGGTGGCCCGCCGGATCGGCGCGGGCGACCTGGACGCCCGGGTCAACGACCCCCGCACGAAGGACCCTTCGCGCCCCCAGGACGAGGTGGCCACGGTCGCCGGGGCGCTCGACACCATGGCCGGGACGCTCCAGAACAAGCTGCTGAGCGAACAGCGCTTCACCGCGGACGTGGCCCACGAGCTGCGCACGCCGCTGACCGGTCTGCACGCGGCCGCCGAACTGCTGCCCGAGGGGCGGCCCGCCGAGCTGGTACGGGACCGGGTGAAGGCGATGCGCTCGCTCACCGAGGACCTCCTGGAGATCTCCCGCCTGGAGGCGGGCAGCGAGCGGGTCGACCTGGACCTGGAGCAACTGGGGCCGCTGGTGGAGCGCGTGGTGCGGGCCTCCGGGACGCACACCGAGCTGGTGATCGTCCGCGACACCTGCGTGGAGACCGACAAGCGCCGCCTGGAGCGGGTCCTGGCCAACCTCCTGGGCAACGCCCACAAGCACGGCGCGCTCCCGGTGGAGCTGCGCGTGAACGGCCCGGTGGTGACGGTGCGGGACCACGGCGCCGGCTATCCCGCGTATCTGCTCGACCACGGCCCCCAGCGCTTCAGGACCGAGGGCGGCAGCAAGGGGCACGGGCTCGGCCTGACCATCGCGGCCGGGCAGGCCTCGGTCCTCGGGGCCCGGCTGAGCTTCGCCAACGCGTCGGACGGCGGCGCGCTGGCGCGGCTGACCCTGCCGGAGTACGTGGACCCGGACGGCGCGCCGGAGGGCCCCGGGCACCCGGACGGGCAGGCCGGGACGGGTGGCGAGAGCGCGGCGCGTACCCCGTCCGGCGGTCCTCGCACCCCTTAG